A portion of the Juglans microcarpa x Juglans regia isolate MS1-56 chromosome 1D, Jm3101_v1.0, whole genome shotgun sequence genome contains these proteins:
- the LOC121257802 gene encoding protein TOPLESS isoform X1, producing the protein MSSLSRELVFLILQFLDEEKFKETVHKLEQESGFFFNMKYFEDEVQNGNWEEVEKYLSGFTKVDDNRYSMKIFFEIRKQKYLEALDKHDRSKAVDILVKDLKVFATFNEELFKEITQLLTLENFRENEQLSKYGDTKSARAIMLVELKKLIEANPLFRDKLQFPNLKNSRLRTLINQSLNWQHQLCKNPRPNPDIKTLFVDHSCAQPNGARAPSPANNPLLGSLPKAGGFPNLGAHGPFQPAPAPVPTPLAGWMSNPSTVTHPAVSGGAIGLGAPSIPAALKHPRTPPTNPSLDYPSGESDHVSKRARPMGITDEVNLPVNVLPVTFQGHGHSQPFNAPDDLPKTVARTLNQGSSPMSMDFHPVQQTLLLVGTNVGDIGLWEVGSREQLVLRNFKVWDLSARTMPLQAALVKDPGVSVNRVIWSPDGSLFGVAYSRHIVQIYSYHGNDNIQQHLEIEAHVGGVNDIAFSHPNKQLCVITCGDDKTIKVWDATTGSRQYTFEGHEAPVYSVCPHYKENIQFIFSTALDGKIKAWLYDNLGSRVDYDAPGRWCTTMAYSADGTRLFSCGTSKEGESFIVEWNESEGAVKRTYQGFRKRSLGVVQFDTTKNRFLAAGDDFSIKFWDMDNVQLLTTVDADGGLPASPRIRFNRDGNLLAVSANENGIKILANTEGSRSLRNLENLSYDASRASEAVTKPTINPISAAAAAAAAAAATSAGLADRGASMVAIAGMNGDVRNLGDVKPRITEESNDKSKVWKLTEINEPSQCRSLRLPENLRVTKISRLIYTNSGNAVLALASNAIHLLWKWQRSDRNTSGKATASVSPQLWQPPSGILMTNDVSDTSPEEAVPCFALSKNDSYVMSASGGKISLFNMMTFKTMTTFMPPPPAATFLAFHPQDNNIIAIGMDDSTIQIYNVRVDEVKSKLKGHSKRITGLGFSHVLNVLVSSGADAQLCVWSSDGWEKQKTRFLQLPAGRTPAQSDTRVQFHQDQIHFLVSHETQLAIYETTKLECVKQWVPRESAPISHATFSCDSQLIYASFLDATVCVFGAANLRLRCRINPSAYLPSSVSSSNVQPLVIAAHPQEPNQFALGLSDGGVHVFEPLESEGKWGVPAPVENGSASSVPATSPVGASGSDQAQR; encoded by the exons ATGTCGTCGCTTAGTAGAGAGCTTGTGTTCTTGATTTTACAATTCCTTGATGAGGAAAAGTTCAAAGAGACTGTTCACAA GCTTGAGCAGGAATCtgggtttttctttaatatgAAGTATTTTGAGGATGAGGTGCAAAATGGGAATTGGGAGGAGGTTGAGAAGTACCTTTCCGGGTTCACAAAAGTGGACGACAATCGGTACTCAATGAAAATCTTTTTTGAGATAAGGAAGCAAAAGTATCTCGAGGCATTGGATAA GCATGATCGTTCCAAGGCTGTGGATATATTAGTAAaggatttgaaagtttttgCCACATTTAATGAAGAGCTTTTCAAGGAAATCACTCAGCTCTTGACATTGGAGAATTTCAG GGAAAATGAGCAACTTTCCAAATATGGAGATACCAAATCTGCTAGAGCAATCATGTTGGTGGAGCTTAAGAAACTAATCGAAGCAAATCCTTTATTCCGTGATAAATTGCAATTCCCAAACCTTAAAAATTCAAGGTTACGGACTCTCATCAACCAAAG CTTGAATTGGCAGCACCAACTATGTAAAAACCCTAGGCCAAATCCAGATATAAAAACTCTATTCGTGGATCACTCTTGTGCACAACCAAATGGTGCACGTGCTCCATCACCTGCAAACAATCCACTGCTTGGATCCTTACCAAAAGCTGGGGGTTTCCCTAACCTAGGTGCACATGGG CCTTTTCAACCTGCACCAGCACCTGTGCCAACGCCCCTTGCAGGTTGGATGTCCAATCCTTCCACTGTAACTCATCCAGCAGTTTCTGGAGGAGCTATTGGTCTTGGTGCTCCATCAATCCCAG CTGCTTTGAAGCATCCAAGGACTCCTCCTACTAACCCTTCTCTAGACTACCCATCTGGGGAGTCTGATCATGTTTCTAAAAGAGCTAGACCAATGGGGATTACTGATGAG GTTAATCTGCCCGTTAATGTGTTGCCAGTAACATTCCAGGGTCATGGTCATAGTCAGCCATTCAATGCGCCAGATGACTTGCCAAAAACTGTTGCTCGGACCTTAAATCAAGGATCATCTCCCATGAGCATGGATTTTCATCCTGTTCAACAAACCTTACTTCTTG TTGGTACCAATGTTGGGGACATTGGGTTGTGGGAAGTTGGTTCTAGGGAGCAGTTGGTTTTGAGGAATTTCAAAGTTTGGGATCTTAGTGCACGTACAATGCCTCTGCAG GCAGCTCTGGTTAAAGATCCTGGTGTATCTGTTAACCGTGTGATTTGGAGCCCTGACGGTTCTTTGTTTG GAGTTGCATACTCCAGGCACATCGTTCAAATATATTCTTATCATGGGAATGATAATATACAGCAGCACCTGGAG ATTGAGGCTCATGTTGGTGGAGTAAATGACATTGCATTCTCCCACCCAAACAAGCAACTTTGTGTGATAACCTGTGGTGACGATAAGACCATCAAG GTGTGGGATGCTACTACTGGTTCAAGGCAGTATACTTTTGAAGGTCATGAGGCTCCTGTTTATTCTGTCTGTCCTCACTATAAGGAAAACATTCAG TTTATCTTTTCAACTGCACTGGATGGAAAGATAAAAGCATGGTTGTATGACAACTTGGGATCTCGAGTTGATTATGATGCTCCTGGTCGCTGGTGCACGACAATGGCTTACAGTGCCGATGGTACTAG GCTCTTTTCATGTGGGACAAGTAAAGAGGGGGAATCGTTTATTGTTGAATGGAATGAAAGTGAAGGGGCTGTGAAAAGGACCTATCAAGGATTCCGTAAGCGTTCTTTGGGTGTTGTGCAATTTGATACAACTAAAAACCGGTTTTTAGCTGCTGGTGATGATTTCTCTATCAAATTCTGGGATATGGACAACGTTCAACTTTTGACTACTGTTGATGCCGATGGAGGCCTCCCA GCAAGCCCACGTATCCGCTTCAACAGGGATGGCAATCTCTTGGCTGTTTCTGCCAATGAAAATGGAATTAAGATTTTGGCAAATACAGAGGGCAGTAGGTCATTACGCAACTTAGAAAATCTTTCTTATGATGCCTCAAGAGCATCTGAAGCTGTGACGAAG CCGACAATAAACCCAATTTCAGCTGCAGCGGCGGCGGCAGCAGCAGCTGCTGCGACTAGTGCCGGACTTGCAGACAGAGGTGCCTCTATGGTTGCTATTGCTGGAATG AATGGGGATGTCCGGAACTTGGGGGATGTGAAACCTAGAATAACAGAAGAATCTAACGACAAATCCAAGGTTTGGAAGCTCACTGAAATCAATGAACCATCTCAATGCAGATCTTTAAGGCTTCCTGAAAACCTGAGAGTAACCAAG ATATCAAGGTTAATATATACGAATTCAGGTAATGCCGTTCTGGCATTAGCATCAAATGCCATTCATCTGCTCTGGAAATGGCAACGAAGTGATCGTAATACTTCTGGAAAG GCAACTGCTAGTGTGTCACCTCAATTATGGCAACCACCAAGTGGAATTTTAATGACCAATGATGTTTCTGACACTAGTCCTGAAGAGGCTGTGCCCTGCTTTGCTTTGTCCAAGAATGATTCTTATGTCATGTCGGCATCTGGAGGAAAGATTTCCTTGTTCAATATGATGACATTTAAG ACAATGACAACTTTCATGCCGCCACCACCTGCAGCAACATTTCTTGCTTTCCATCCTCAAGATAACAACATTATTGCCATTGGCATGGATGATTCCACAATTCAGATATACAATGTTCGCGTAGATGAA GTTAAGAGCAAGCTTAAAGGGCACTCTAAAAGAATAACTGGCCTTGGCTTTTCTCATGTACTGAATGTTCTAGTTTCATCTGGAGCAGATGCTCag CTCTGTGTATGGAGCTCTGATGGATGGGAAAAGCAGAAGACTAGATTTCTGCAGCTTCCAGCTGGAAGGACTCCTGCACAGTCAGACACTCGTGTACAGTTCCATCAGGATCAGATACATTTTCTGGTTTCACATGAAACTCAGCTTGCCATATATGAAACAACAAAACTCGAATGTGTCAAGCAG TGGGTCCCACGTGAATCTGCCCCCATCTCTCATGCAACATTCTCTTGTGATAGCCAGTTGATATATGCCAGCTTCTTAGATGCGACAGTGTGTGTGTTTGGTGCTGCAAATCTCAGACTACGATGTCGAATCAATCCTTCTGCTTATCTTCCTTCTAGTGTCAG CAGTTCTAATGTACAACCACTCGTGATTGCGGCACATCCACAAGAACCAAATCAATTTGCATTAGGGCTGTCAGATGGGGGGGTTCATGTCTTTGAACCCCTTGAATCTGAAGGCAAATGGGGTGTCCCCGCACCTGTTGAGAATGGGTCAGCAAGCAGTGTGCCAGCTACTTCTCCAGTTGGAGCTTCGGGTTCGGACCAAGCCCAGAGATGA
- the LOC121261384 gene encoding calcineurin subunit B-like isoform X2: MGQAPSMLTQYDIEEVQEHCNNLFSQQEIVSLYQRFCQLDRNAKGFISADEFLSVPEFAMNPLSQRLLKMVDGLNFKDFVAFLSAFSAKATIQHKIEFIFRVYDSDSNGKVSFNDILEVLRDLSGSFLSDKHREACQFSFDNKIPFEKPDEILVSYLLS, encoded by the exons ATGGGGCAGGCTCCATCTATGCTAACGCAATATGATATCGAGGAAGTGCAGGAACACTGCAATAATCTAT TTTCTCAGCAAGAAATAGTCTCTTTATATCAAAGATTTTGCCAACTTGATCGGAATGCAAAGGGTTTTATCTCGGCTGATGAATTCTTATCGGTTCCTGAGTTTGCCATGAATCCGCTTTCTCAG AGGCTGCTTAAGATGGTGGATGGCTTGAATTTCAAGGACTTCGTGGCTTTCTTGTCGGCCTTCAGTGCTAAAGCTACTATACAACATAAAATTGAGT TTATTTTCAGAGTATATGATTCAGACAGTAATGGAAAGGTGTCTTTCAATGACATATTAGAAGTGCTTCGGGATTTGTCAGGTTCATTCCTGTCTGATAAGCATAGAGAG GCATGTCAATTCTCTTTTGATAATAAGATACCTTTTGAAAAACCTGATGAAATCCTAGTATCTTACTTATTATCATGA
- the LOC121257802 gene encoding protein TOPLESS isoform X2 yields the protein MSSLSRELVFLILQFLDEEKFKETVHKLEQESGFFFNMKYFEDEVQNGNWEEVEKYLSGFTKVDDNRYSMKIFFEIRKQKYLEALDKHDRSKAVDILVKDLKVFATFNEELFKEITQLLTLENFRENEQLSKYGDTKSARAIMLVELKKLIEANPLFRDKLQFPNLKNSRLRTLINQSLNWQHQLCKNPRPNPDIKTLFVDHSCAQPNGARAPSPANNPLLGSLPKAGGFPNLGAHGPFQPAPAPVPTPLAGWMSNPSTVTHPAVSGGAIGLGAPSIPAALKHPRTPPTNPSLDYPSGESDHVSKRARPMGITDEVNLPVNVLPVTFQGHGHSQPFNAPDDLPKTVARTLNQGSSPMSMDFHPVQQTLLLVGTNVGDIGLWEVGSREQLVLRNFKVWDLSARTMPLQAALVKDPGVSVNRVIWSPDGSLFGVAYSRHIVQIYSYHGNDNIQQHLEIEAHVGGVNDIAFSHPNKQLCVITCGDDKTIKVWDATTGSRQYTFEGHEAPVYSVCPHYKENIQFIFSTALDGKIKAWLYDNLGSRVDYDAPGRWCTTMAYSADGTRLFSCGTSKEGESFIVEWNESEGAVKRTYQGFRKRSLGVVQFDTTKNRFLAAGDDFSIKFWDMDNVQLLTTVDADGGLPASPRIRFNRDGNLLAVSANENGIKILANTEGSRSLRNLENLSYDASRASEAVTKPTINPISAAAAAAAAAAATSAGLADRGASMVAIAGMNGDVRNLGDVKPRITEESNDKSKVWKLTEINEPSQCRSLRLPENLRVTKISRLIYTNSGNAVLALASNAIHLLWKWQRSDRNTSGKATASVSPQLWQPPSGILMTNDVSDTSPEEAVPCFALSKNDSYVMSASGGKISLFNMMTFKTMTTFMPPPPAATFLAFHPQDNNIIAIGMDDSTIQIYNVRVDEVKSKLKGHSKRITGLGFSHVLNVLVSSGADAQLCVWSSDGWEKQKTRFLQLPAGRTPAQSDTRVQFHQDQIHFLVSHETQLAIYETTKLECVKQWVPRESAPISHATFSCDSQLIYASFLDATVCVFGAANLRLRCRINPSAYLPSSVSSNVQPLVIAAHPQEPNQFALGLSDGGVHVFEPLESEGKWGVPAPVENGSASSVPATSPVGASGSDQAQR from the exons ATGTCGTCGCTTAGTAGAGAGCTTGTGTTCTTGATTTTACAATTCCTTGATGAGGAAAAGTTCAAAGAGACTGTTCACAA GCTTGAGCAGGAATCtgggtttttctttaatatgAAGTATTTTGAGGATGAGGTGCAAAATGGGAATTGGGAGGAGGTTGAGAAGTACCTTTCCGGGTTCACAAAAGTGGACGACAATCGGTACTCAATGAAAATCTTTTTTGAGATAAGGAAGCAAAAGTATCTCGAGGCATTGGATAA GCATGATCGTTCCAAGGCTGTGGATATATTAGTAAaggatttgaaagtttttgCCACATTTAATGAAGAGCTTTTCAAGGAAATCACTCAGCTCTTGACATTGGAGAATTTCAG GGAAAATGAGCAACTTTCCAAATATGGAGATACCAAATCTGCTAGAGCAATCATGTTGGTGGAGCTTAAGAAACTAATCGAAGCAAATCCTTTATTCCGTGATAAATTGCAATTCCCAAACCTTAAAAATTCAAGGTTACGGACTCTCATCAACCAAAG CTTGAATTGGCAGCACCAACTATGTAAAAACCCTAGGCCAAATCCAGATATAAAAACTCTATTCGTGGATCACTCTTGTGCACAACCAAATGGTGCACGTGCTCCATCACCTGCAAACAATCCACTGCTTGGATCCTTACCAAAAGCTGGGGGTTTCCCTAACCTAGGTGCACATGGG CCTTTTCAACCTGCACCAGCACCTGTGCCAACGCCCCTTGCAGGTTGGATGTCCAATCCTTCCACTGTAACTCATCCAGCAGTTTCTGGAGGAGCTATTGGTCTTGGTGCTCCATCAATCCCAG CTGCTTTGAAGCATCCAAGGACTCCTCCTACTAACCCTTCTCTAGACTACCCATCTGGGGAGTCTGATCATGTTTCTAAAAGAGCTAGACCAATGGGGATTACTGATGAG GTTAATCTGCCCGTTAATGTGTTGCCAGTAACATTCCAGGGTCATGGTCATAGTCAGCCATTCAATGCGCCAGATGACTTGCCAAAAACTGTTGCTCGGACCTTAAATCAAGGATCATCTCCCATGAGCATGGATTTTCATCCTGTTCAACAAACCTTACTTCTTG TTGGTACCAATGTTGGGGACATTGGGTTGTGGGAAGTTGGTTCTAGGGAGCAGTTGGTTTTGAGGAATTTCAAAGTTTGGGATCTTAGTGCACGTACAATGCCTCTGCAG GCAGCTCTGGTTAAAGATCCTGGTGTATCTGTTAACCGTGTGATTTGGAGCCCTGACGGTTCTTTGTTTG GAGTTGCATACTCCAGGCACATCGTTCAAATATATTCTTATCATGGGAATGATAATATACAGCAGCACCTGGAG ATTGAGGCTCATGTTGGTGGAGTAAATGACATTGCATTCTCCCACCCAAACAAGCAACTTTGTGTGATAACCTGTGGTGACGATAAGACCATCAAG GTGTGGGATGCTACTACTGGTTCAAGGCAGTATACTTTTGAAGGTCATGAGGCTCCTGTTTATTCTGTCTGTCCTCACTATAAGGAAAACATTCAG TTTATCTTTTCAACTGCACTGGATGGAAAGATAAAAGCATGGTTGTATGACAACTTGGGATCTCGAGTTGATTATGATGCTCCTGGTCGCTGGTGCACGACAATGGCTTACAGTGCCGATGGTACTAG GCTCTTTTCATGTGGGACAAGTAAAGAGGGGGAATCGTTTATTGTTGAATGGAATGAAAGTGAAGGGGCTGTGAAAAGGACCTATCAAGGATTCCGTAAGCGTTCTTTGGGTGTTGTGCAATTTGATACAACTAAAAACCGGTTTTTAGCTGCTGGTGATGATTTCTCTATCAAATTCTGGGATATGGACAACGTTCAACTTTTGACTACTGTTGATGCCGATGGAGGCCTCCCA GCAAGCCCACGTATCCGCTTCAACAGGGATGGCAATCTCTTGGCTGTTTCTGCCAATGAAAATGGAATTAAGATTTTGGCAAATACAGAGGGCAGTAGGTCATTACGCAACTTAGAAAATCTTTCTTATGATGCCTCAAGAGCATCTGAAGCTGTGACGAAG CCGACAATAAACCCAATTTCAGCTGCAGCGGCGGCGGCAGCAGCAGCTGCTGCGACTAGTGCCGGACTTGCAGACAGAGGTGCCTCTATGGTTGCTATTGCTGGAATG AATGGGGATGTCCGGAACTTGGGGGATGTGAAACCTAGAATAACAGAAGAATCTAACGACAAATCCAAGGTTTGGAAGCTCACTGAAATCAATGAACCATCTCAATGCAGATCTTTAAGGCTTCCTGAAAACCTGAGAGTAACCAAG ATATCAAGGTTAATATATACGAATTCAGGTAATGCCGTTCTGGCATTAGCATCAAATGCCATTCATCTGCTCTGGAAATGGCAACGAAGTGATCGTAATACTTCTGGAAAG GCAACTGCTAGTGTGTCACCTCAATTATGGCAACCACCAAGTGGAATTTTAATGACCAATGATGTTTCTGACACTAGTCCTGAAGAGGCTGTGCCCTGCTTTGCTTTGTCCAAGAATGATTCTTATGTCATGTCGGCATCTGGAGGAAAGATTTCCTTGTTCAATATGATGACATTTAAG ACAATGACAACTTTCATGCCGCCACCACCTGCAGCAACATTTCTTGCTTTCCATCCTCAAGATAACAACATTATTGCCATTGGCATGGATGATTCCACAATTCAGATATACAATGTTCGCGTAGATGAA GTTAAGAGCAAGCTTAAAGGGCACTCTAAAAGAATAACTGGCCTTGGCTTTTCTCATGTACTGAATGTTCTAGTTTCATCTGGAGCAGATGCTCag CTCTGTGTATGGAGCTCTGATGGATGGGAAAAGCAGAAGACTAGATTTCTGCAGCTTCCAGCTGGAAGGACTCCTGCACAGTCAGACACTCGTGTACAGTTCCATCAGGATCAGATACATTTTCTGGTTTCACATGAAACTCAGCTTGCCATATATGAAACAACAAAACTCGAATGTGTCAAGCAG TGGGTCCCACGTGAATCTGCCCCCATCTCTCATGCAACATTCTCTTGTGATAGCCAGTTGATATATGCCAGCTTCTTAGATGCGACAGTGTGTGTGTTTGGTGCTGCAAATCTCAGACTACGATGTCGAATCAATCCTTCTGCTTATCTTCCTTCTAGTGTCAG TTCTAATGTACAACCACTCGTGATTGCGGCACATCCACAAGAACCAAATCAATTTGCATTAGGGCTGTCAGATGGGGGGGTTCATGTCTTTGAACCCCTTGAATCTGAAGGCAAATGGGGTGTCCCCGCACCTGTTGAGAATGGGTCAGCAAGCAGTGTGCCAGCTACTTCTCCAGTTGGAGCTTCGGGTTCGGACCAAGCCCAGAGATGA
- the LOC121259231 gene encoding F-box/LRR-repeat protein 14-like, which translates to MDLCIRKICEDIDRYGTFSLLPRDISQQIFNKLVYCQLLTDVSLEAFRDCALQDLYLGEYPGVNDNWMDVISSQGSSLLSVDLSGSEVTDTGLLHLKDCTNLQALYFNCCDQISNRGLEYLSGLSNLTSLSFRRNNAITAEGMSAFSGLVNLVKLDLERCLEIHGGLVHLKGLKKLESLNLKCCNCITDDDMKPLSGLINLKGLEISCSKVTDLGITFLKGLCKLSMLNLERCPVSTACLDSLSALSALLYLNLNGCKLPDDGCEKFSRFRNLKVLNLGFNDISDGCLVFLKGLTTLESLNLDSCRIGDEGLVNLTGLRHLKCLVLSDTEVGSNGLRHLSGLTNLESLNLSFTVITDGGLRKLAGLSSLKSLNLDVRHITDAGLAALTSLTGLTHLDLFGARITDAGTNHLRNFKNLRSLEICGGGLTDTGVKNIKDLSSLMVLNLSQNSNLTDKTLELISGLTGLVSLNVSNSRITSTGLRHLKTLKNLKSLTMEACKVTANDIKKLQSTDLPNLVSFRPE; encoded by the exons ATGGACTTGTGTATACGTAAAATATGTGAG GACATTGATAGGTATGGAACCTTTTCTTTGCTCCCAAGGGATATTAGTCAGCAGATCTTTAATAAATTGGTGTATTGCCAACTTCTAACTGATGTTTCTCTGGAAGCTTTTCGAGATTGTGCTCTTCAG GATCTTTACTTGGGAGAATACCCTGGGGTGAATGATAATTGGATGGATGTGATCTCTTCACAGGGGTCATCTTTGCTTTCTGTTGATCTATCTGGTTCTGAAGTTACCGATACCGGGTTGCTTCATCTCAAAGATTGCACAAATCTTCAAgccttatattttaattgttgtgACCAAATTTCCAACCGTGGGCTGGAATACCTTAGTG GTCTTTCAAACTTGACAAGTCTGAGTTTTAGAAGAAACAATGCGATTACTGCTGAGGGAATGAGTGCCTTTTCTGGTTTAGTTAACTTGGTCAAGTTGGACCTGGAGAGATGTCTTGAGATTCATGGTGGTCTTGTTCATCTCAAAG GTTTAAAAAAGTTGGAGTCTCTCAATCTCAAGTGCTGTAATTGCATTACAGATGATGACATGAAGCCTCTCTCTG GGCTTATCAACTTGAAAGGACTGGAGATTTCATGCAGCAAGGTGACTGATCTCGGCATTACTTTCTTGAAAG GGCTGTGCAAGCTTTCTATGTTGAACTTGGAGAGATGCCCGGTTTCTACTGCATGCTTGGACTCTCTTTCAG CTCTTTCTGCCCTGTTATATTTGAATCTTAATGGATGTAAACTGCCTGATGATGGGTGTGAGAAGTTTTCCC GATTTAGGAACTTAAAAGTGTTAAACTTGGGGTTCAATGACATCTCGGATGGGTGCTTGGTGTTCTTGAAAG GTCTGACAACTTTGGAAAGCTTGAACTTGGACTCATGTAGGATTGGTGATGAAGGGCTGGTTAACTTGACAG GCCTTCGACATCTGAAATGCTTGGTGTTATCTGATACTGAAGTTGGAAGTAATGGACTTCGCCATCTATCTG GTTTGACCAACCTGGAGAGTTTAAATTTATCATTCACTGTCATTACTGATGGAGGTTTAAGAAAATTGGCTGGACTCTCATCACTTAAATCACTCAATTTGGATGTTCGCCATATCACAGATGCTGGACTTGCAGCTCTTACCA GTTTGACTGGATTAACTCATCTTGATCTTTTTGGAGCTCGTATTACAGATGCTGGAACAAACCATCTGCGAA ACTTCAAGAACCTGAGGTCCCTCGAAATATGTGGTGGTGGACTGACAGATACTGGTGTCAAGAATATCAAGGATCTTTCGTCCCTGATGGTGCTCAATCTTTCACAAAACTCCAACCTGACAGATAAAACCTTGGAGTTGATTTCTG GCTTGACAGGATTGGTCTCTTTGAATGTTTCAAATTCTCGCATCACCAGTACAGGACTGCGCCATTTGAAAACTCTGAAGAATTTGAAATCACTGACAATGGAGGCCTGCAAGGTGACAGCAAATGATATTAAGAAGCTACAGTCAACTGATCTGCCTAATCTGGTGAGCTTCCGTCCAGAGTAA
- the LOC121261384 gene encoding calcineurin subunit B-like isoform X1 translates to MGQAPSMLTQYDIEEVQEHCNNLFSQQEIVSLYQRFCQLDRNAKGFISADEFLSVPEFAMNPLSQRLLKMVDGLNFKDFVAFLSAFSAKATIQHKIEFIFRVYDSDSNGKVSFNDILEVLRDLSGSFLSDKHREQVLNQVLAETGFTEESYLMLDDFIKVLGSSGLKIEVEVPVD, encoded by the exons ATGGGGCAGGCTCCATCTATGCTAACGCAATATGATATCGAGGAAGTGCAGGAACACTGCAATAATCTAT TTTCTCAGCAAGAAATAGTCTCTTTATATCAAAGATTTTGCCAACTTGATCGGAATGCAAAGGGTTTTATCTCGGCTGATGAATTCTTATCGGTTCCTGAGTTTGCCATGAATCCGCTTTCTCAG AGGCTGCTTAAGATGGTGGATGGCTTGAATTTCAAGGACTTCGTGGCTTTCTTGTCGGCCTTCAGTGCTAAAGCTACTATACAACATAAAATTGAGT TTATTTTCAGAGTATATGATTCAGACAGTAATGGAAAGGTGTCTTTCAATGACATATTAGAAGTGCTTCGGGATTTGTCAGGTTCATTCCTGTCTGATAAGCATAGAGAG CAAGTATTGAACCAAGTCTTGGCAGAAACGGGTTTCACAGAGGAATCTTATTTAATGTTGGATGACTTCATTAAG GTTCTTGGCAGTTCTGGCTTAAAAATAGAGGTTGAAGTACCAGTTGACTAA